In a genomic window of Chryseobacterium sp. G0162:
- a CDS encoding vancomycin high temperature exclusion protein yields the protein MICFCNVWVFGLTNGRTYTKISKIPPREVALVLGTSPKMRSGLSNPYFTKRMDAVALLYHHGKIKKIIVSGEKSKGYNEPAAMKNYLIYQEGVPEDIIVEDPKGFNTYKSILRCKDVYKKKNVIIVSQGYHNLRALFFARNNDMNALGFDAQDVTKPESFYRNQAREILARVIAVVYFILGVSPD from the coding sequence ATGATATGTTTCTGTAATGTGTGGGTTTTTGGACTCACGAATGGCCGTACCTATACCAAAATTTCAAAAATTCCGCCAAGGGAAGTGGCTCTGGTGCTTGGAACTTCTCCAAAGATGAGATCAGGCCTTTCTAATCCTTATTTTACCAAGAGAATGGATGCCGTTGCCCTTCTTTACCATCATGGAAAGATCAAGAAAATTATTGTAAGTGGAGAGAAGAGTAAAGGTTACAATGAACCTGCTGCAATGAAAAACTATCTGATCTATCAGGAAGGTGTTCCGGAGGATATTATTGTTGAAGATCCTAAAGGGTTTAATACCTACAAAAGTATTCTTCGTTGTAAAGATGTTTATAAGAAGAAAAATGTCATTATTGTTTCTCAAGGATATCATAACCTTCGTGCTTTATTTTTTGCAAGAAATAATGATATGAATGCACTGGGGTTTGATGCACAGGATGTCACGAAACCTGAAAGTTTCTACAGAAATCAGGCGAGGGAAATCCTCGCCCGTGTTATTGCTGTAGTGTATTTTATTTTGGGAGTTTCTCCGGATTAG
- a CDS encoding ferredoxin--NADP reductase: MEQQIYKGKLIQFHPLKIAKKVELTKNTFSLEFVIPESLKENFKFDAGQFVSVKFQSHGEEVINDYSMTSAPYEEKICLGIKVNAPDGATSQLFQNYNEGDELMVSEPAGRFTIVSKPSEFRTIVAFAAGIGITPILSHFKNILHNEPRTRLFLFFGNKSSEDLIYRDQLDTFARTCGDRLQIFYFFSQEKTADQFFYGRLDEKKLNLIINQILHLDDTDEESTIWDAVDEVLICGKGEMIKTLANACYHHGIPKRNIHFELFEEYNDDIYPVEKEFPLIENIEVEFTMLGKKYTTQLPDNKDRILQQLLLQKFPVPYSCKSGICGSCECSLEEGEVELLENEYLTEKEEIQGHILACMSIVKSKKIKLNFDLS, encoded by the coding sequence ATGGAACAACAAATCTATAAAGGGAAACTAATACAGTTTCATCCGTTAAAAATAGCGAAAAAGGTAGAGCTGACCAAAAATACTTTTTCTCTGGAGTTCGTTATTCCGGAGAGTTTGAAAGAAAACTTTAAGTTTGATGCCGGGCAGTTCGTTAGTGTAAAATTTCAATCGCATGGAGAAGAAGTGATTAATGATTATTCGATGACTTCCGCTCCTTATGAAGAAAAAATATGTTTGGGAATAAAAGTGAATGCTCCTGATGGAGCTACTTCTCAGCTTTTTCAAAACTACAATGAAGGTGATGAATTAATGGTAAGTGAACCTGCCGGAAGATTTACCATAGTATCTAAGCCCAGTGAGTTCAGAACAATAGTTGCTTTTGCTGCCGGCATTGGAATTACTCCTATTTTAAGCCATTTTAAAAATATCCTTCATAACGAACCAAGAACAAGATTATTTCTGTTTTTTGGAAATAAGAGTTCAGAAGACCTGATTTACAGAGATCAGCTGGATACCTTTGCCCGAACCTGTGGTGACAGGCTACAGATCTTTTACTTCTTTTCACAGGAAAAAACTGCCGATCAGTTTTTCTATGGTAGGCTGGATGAAAAAAAATTAAATTTAATTATCAATCAGATCCTGCATTTGGACGATACTGATGAAGAATCCACGATTTGGGATGCTGTGGATGAAGTATTGATTTGCGGAAAAGGGGAGATGATTAAAACCTTAGCAAACGCCTGTTACCATCACGGAATTCCAAAACGAAATATTCATTTTGAACTTTTTGAAGAATATAATGATGATATTTATCCTGTAGAAAAAGAATTTCCGCTGATTGAAAATATAGAGGTAGAATTTACGATGCTTGGGAAAAAATATACTACCCAACTTCCTGATAATAAGGATAGAATACTACAACAGCTTTTGCTTCAGAAATTCCCTGTTCCTTATTCATGTAAATCCGGAATTTGCGGAAGTTGTGAATGTTCTTTGGAAGAAGGAGAAGTGGAACTGTTGGAAAATGAATATCTTACCGAAAAAGAAGAAATACAGGGGCATATATTAGCTTGCATGTCAATAGTGAAAAGTAAAAAAATAAAGCTTAACTTTGATCTTAGTTGA
- a CDS encoding TlpA family protein disulfide reductase: protein MKKIILSTLILAALYSCKKENSKAEGSTSVTDSVAVAQNTKDQPATYIPKELSPENVGQQLAKNNDTLYVTNFFATWCGPCIREIPSFKNKMQELKDKPVKFTFVNLDDKADWDTKVKDFVIEHNLGASVILLDGQKLDPTFFSNNFKQWDGGSIPFTFMRKGNQTDEYLGMMTEEVLNSKINAFLK, encoded by the coding sequence ATGAAGAAAATAATTTTATCAACGTTAATTCTGGCTGCACTTTACAGCTGTAAGAAAGAAAATTCAAAAGCTGAAGGCAGTACTAGTGTTACCGATTCTGTTGCTGTAGCACAAAACACAAAGGATCAACCGGCCACATATATTCCCAAAGAACTGTCTCCTGAAAATGTAGGTCAGCAATTAGCTAAAAATAATGATACCCTCTATGTTACTAATTTTTTTGCAACCTGGTGTGGACCTTGTATCAGAGAAATCCCAAGTTTTAAAAATAAAATGCAGGAATTAAAAGATAAACCTGTAAAGTTCACCTTTGTAAACCTTGATGACAAAGCTGATTGGGATACCAAAGTGAAAGATTTTGTGATAGAACACAATCTTGGAGCTAGTGTTATCTTACTGGATGGGCAAAAATTAGATCCGACTTTCTTTTCCAATAATTTCAAGCAATGGGATGGAGGTTCAATTCCTTTTACCTTTATGAGAAAAGGAAATCAAACAGACGAATATTTAGGAATGATGACAGAGGAAGTATTGAACTCTAAAATCAATGCGTTTCTAAAATAA
- a CDS encoding iron ABC transporter permease translates to MSKRFKILCLLLTIAILGGAIVNLNTGFLSLNLQDFFQDSAQSQIAEIRINRVLVMLLAGISIPTSGFLMQEYFQNPLAGPDILGITSVASLSVAFYIFFSHNILLPEFLQNSFLSLSAIGGSLLLMLILLSMSNKFQDKSYLIIFGFLVSAFAGAIVSLLQFYAENQSLKNYILWSFGANNMVTRNQIYVLFILVLIGLFFCFKSIKPLIGNSLGTSYAQSLGVNLKHLKLLIIIASSLLSASITAFLGPILFIGIIVPHFCRLIYNPSKLWQQWILNMFLGMLVMLFFSVIAEKTQIPLNVISSVFGIPVILLMLLKQNKV, encoded by the coding sequence ATGTCAAAAAGATTTAAAATCCTGTGTTTATTATTGACCATTGCCATCCTTGGAGGAGCAATCGTTAATCTGAACACAGGATTTTTGAGTTTAAATCTTCAGGATTTTTTCCAGGATTCTGCACAGAGTCAAATTGCAGAAATCCGTATTAACAGGGTTCTTGTCATGCTGTTAGCAGGAATCTCAATTCCGACATCAGGATTTCTGATGCAGGAATATTTTCAAAATCCACTAGCCGGACCTGATATCCTGGGAATTACTTCTGTGGCCAGTTTATCAGTAGCATTTTATATTTTCTTTTCTCATAATATTTTGCTTCCGGAATTTCTCCAAAACAGTTTCCTTAGCTTATCAGCGATTGGAGGAAGTTTATTATTGATGCTGATTCTGTTATCCATGTCCAATAAATTTCAGGACAAATCTTACCTGATTATTTTCGGGTTTCTGGTATCTGCTTTTGCGGGAGCCATCGTTTCACTGTTACAGTTTTATGCGGAGAATCAAAGCCTTAAAAACTACATCCTGTGGTCTTTTGGAGCCAATAATATGGTCACCAGAAATCAAATCTATGTATTATTCATTTTAGTATTGATAGGACTGTTTTTCTGTTTTAAATCCATAAAACCGTTAATCGGAAATTCATTAGGAACTTCATATGCACAGAGTTTGGGAGTTAATCTGAAGCATTTAAAACTTTTAATCATTATAGCTTCTTCTCTCCTATCAGCATCTATTACTGCTTTTTTAGGACCTATCCTCTTTATAGGAATTATTGTTCCTCACTTTTGCCGATTGATCTATAACCCTTCCAAATTATGGCAGCAGTGGATCTTAAATATGTTTCTGGGAATGCTGGTTATGTTGTTCTTCTCTGTCATTGCGGAAAAAACTCAAATC